The following coding sequences lie in one Apium graveolens cultivar Ventura chromosome 1, ASM990537v1, whole genome shotgun sequence genomic window:
- the LOC141716524 gene encoding DELLA protein RGL1-like, whose translation MSEIFPIEQMSFTEIYNHCTKFQMHQWGLSKDIKCENNSAEEEFLYPKTLHEQTAELFSEFKGFDNSIRDFKSAQCYKVRKVSSDQRKAHAEPVKEEAAWTIPLAGLEILNNYYGSRFSLSHGEKEIASSYDVAQRQVTVRQLTTDGILRLAGEKFIRSCSPRNVDLSLLVGPMSTSFPCLANDEINDVELVQILLMSAEKVGQKQYDCASQLLDLCDGMSSADGNPVQRLVYYFLKALREKIYNETGVIPSNCLDIKQFFDIKEALMSPTPAVISFHKEVPFSQVNYFIGVQVIVENVGEAKRIHIIDLEIRSGMQCIVLMQALASQRRSPLEHLKVTAIGSKSKEKIEETGRRLMSFAMSINIPFSFNVVMIGDMLALNKNQFTLDPKEVVAVISSYYLWTLLAAPNQLECLMGVIRKINPCIMVITEVEAKHNSTAFVNRFTEALFYYGVFFDAVEDCMGHGNPNRFITESMFLNQGIRTIVAAEKEERTIRHVSIAVWRAFFARFRMVEKELSTSSLYQADLVLKNFTCGNSCTLARDEKGLIIGWKGLPVHSLTAWKFL comes from the coding sequence atgAGTGAGATATTTCCAATAGAGCAAATGAGTTTTACTGAAATTTACAATCATTGTACCAAGTTTCAGATGCACCAATGGGGATTGTCGAAGGACATTAAGTGCGAAAATAACAGTGCTGAGGAAGAGTTCTTATATCCAAAAACTCTTCATGAACAGACAGCAGAGTTGTTTTCAGAGTTTAAAGGCTTTGATAATTCAATTCGTGATTTTAAATCTGCACAATGTTACAAAGTGAGAAAGGTTAGCAGTGATCAGAGGAAGGCGCATGCAGAACCCGTGAAGGAAGAAGCTGCATGGACAATCCCTTTGGCCGGCCTTGAGATTCTGAATAACTACTATGGGAGCCGATTTAGTCTGTCACATGGTGAAAAGGAAATCGCTTCAAGCTATGATGTTGCACAAAGACAGGTGACTGTGCGACAATTAACAACTGATGGAATTCTGCGGTTGGCTGGAGAAAAGTTCATCCGATCCTGTTCCCCAAGGAACGTTGACCTTTCATTGCTTGTCGGTCCAATGTCTACTTCATTCCCTTGCTTGGCCAACGACGAGATCAATGACGTTGAGCTTGTCCAAATTCTTCTCATGTCTGCTGAGAAAGTAGGTCAGAAACAATATGATTGCGCAAGCCAGCTTCTTGATCTTTGTGATGGAATGTCTTCTGCAGACGGAAATCCTGTTCAAAGATTAGTGTATTATTTCTTGAAAGCTCTACGAGAGAAGATTTATAACGAAACAGGTGTAATCCCATCAAATTGTTTGGATATTAAGCAGTTCTTTGATATCAAAGAAGCATTGATGAGTCCAACCCCAGCTGTCATTTCATTTCACAAAGAGGTACCCTTCTCTCAAGTCAATTATTTCATCGGAGTGCAAGTAATCGTAGAAAATGTAGGAGAGGCAAAAAGGATCCATATAATCGACCTTGAGATCAGAAGTGGGATGCAGTGTATTGTACTAATGCAAGCTCTTGCCAGTCAACGTCGAAGTCCTCTAGAGCATCTTAAGGTAACTGCAATTGgaagtaaatctaaagaaaaaattgaaGAGACTGGTAGGAGGCTAATGAGTTTTGCTATGTCCATCAACATACCTTTCTCCTTCAATGTGGTCATGATAGGGGACATGCTTGCTCTTAATAAAAACCAGTTTACGCTGGATCCCAAAGAAGTAGTTGCAGTAATCTCATCGTACTATTTGTGGACCTTGCTTGCAGCCCCGAATCAGCTGGAATGTCTTATGGGAGTGATAAGAAAAATTAATCCATGTATAATGGTAATCACCGAAGTTGAGGCAAAACATAATTCGACAGCTTTTGTGAACCGTTTCACTGAGGCCCTATTTTACTATGGTGTATTTTTCGATGCTGTAGAAGATTGCATGGGTCACGGGAATCCAAATAGATTTATAACTGAATCGATGTTTCTTAATCAAGGAATAAGGACTATAGTTGCAGCTGAAAAAGAAGAAAGGACAATTCGCCATGTGAGTATCGCTGTTTGGAGGGCTTTCTTTGCACGATTTAGAATGGTGGAAAAAGAACTTAGCACATCCTCGTTGTATCAAGCAGATTTGGTGCTAAAGAACTTCACTTGCGGTAATTCTTGTACACTTGCTAGAGATGAAAAAGGTCTGATCATTGGTTGGAAAGGACTACCAGTGCATTCACTTACTGCTTGGAAGTTCCTGTAA